In the Deinococcus humi genome, one interval contains:
- a CDS encoding Imm32 family immunity protein yields the protein MPMLSLDVPDYSPEGGFGPEWDEGFQIALRIEDGQVYLQANNAGLRSLARLLLGLTVDGVQDWHHWHLEDWNSLEEGSVPLTVMKFPEQP from the coding sequence TGTGCCCGACTACAGTCCCGAAGGTGGATTCGGTCCCGAATGGGACGAAGGATTTCAAATCGCCCTTCGCATTGAGGATGGCCAGGTATACCTGCAAGCAAACAACGCCGGTCTGCGTTCACTCGCTCGCCTGCTTCTAGGACTCACTGTTGACGGCGTGCAGGACTGGCACCACTGGCACCTGGAAGACTGGAACAGTCTTGAAGAAGGATCTGTTCCGCTCACGGTCATGAAGTTCCCGGAGCAGCCGTAG